From the genome of Sporocytophaga myxococcoides DSM 11118:
TCTGTTGAGAATAGGTTTCCCATAACCTGAGTTACCTATTATCACGAAAGGGGTGCTGGTAGAGATTTCTATCCAGTTACCCTCAGGGTAAAGTAAAAATAGCTTATGCTCTTCATCGTCTTCAAGCTGCCCTCCAACTATGGTAAACAAGTTTATAAACAGTCCGGATCTTTCAAGTGAGCTCCTGTCTTCGTCGGCTACCCTCCTTAATTGAGAACCAAAAGCATTAACAACTTTATATAATTTGTCGAAGTTTTTGCCTTCGTTTTCTTCTATTACTTCTTTAAAGTAGGTAAGGGCTTTATCTCTCACTGATCTCAGACCGCTTGTCATAATGAACACAGCGTGTCTTTCTTTTTGATAAACATATACTTTTTTTGCAGTAGTAGTTTCTGATCCTGAAGTTATTCTTGTGTCTGATAATGCAACAAGTCCTGATTTTAATTTAATTCCTAAACAATAGGTCATATAATGTAATAAACAAAATTTTATAATTTATTCTAAATTCTAATATTATTGCTGTTGCTGGCTTACCTGTACAATATGGTATGTTTTATTTTCTCCAATAGAAAGCAGCACTCCTTTAATCGGGCTGCAATCATTATAATCTCTTCCATGGGCTACTTTTATATAATGAATATTTACACGGCAGTTATTGGTAGGGTCAAATCCTGTCCAGCCCATACCGGGGATATAAACTTCTGCCCAAGCATGCATCCCTGCTGAACCAGTATAGGATGATCCTTGGTCAAGATACCCTGATATATAGCG
Proteins encoded in this window:
- a CDS encoding peptidase — protein: MTYCLGIKLKSGLVALSDTRITSGSETTTAKKVYVYQKERHAVFIMTSGLRSVRDKALTYFKEVIEENEGKNFDKLYKVVNAFGSQLRRVADEDRSSLERSGLFINLFTIVGGQLEDDEEHKLFLLYPEGNWIEISTSTPFVIIGNSGYGKPILNRILTYETDFNEALKAGFLSFDSTRVSANDVDFPLDVVLYKPDTFNMVEHRYEKDDLYYISAKWEEELRAALKNLPEDWVSAALSKF